A region of Arabidopsis thaliana chromosome 5, partial sequence DNA encodes the following proteins:
- a CDS encoding P-loop containing nucleoside triphosphate hydrolases superfamily protein (P-loop containing nucleoside triphosphate hydrolases superfamily protein; FUNCTIONS IN: microtubule motor activity, ATP binding; INVOLVED IN: microtubule-based movement; EXPRESSED IN: 21 plant structures; EXPRESSED DURING: 14 growth stages; CONTAINS InterPro DOMAIN/s: Kinesin, motor region, conserved site (InterPro:IPR019821), Kinesin, motor domain (InterPro:IPR001752); BEST Arabidopsis thaliana protein match is: P-loop containing nucleoside triphosphate hydrolases superfamily protein (TAIR:AT5G47820.2); Has 30201 Blast hits to 17322 proteins in 780 species: Archae - 12; Bacteria - 1396; Metazoa - 17338; Fungi - 3422; Plants - 5037; Viruses - 0; Other Eukaryotes - 2996 (source: NCBI BLink).), translating to MESTECVRVAVNIRPLITPELLNGCTDCITVAPKEPQVHIGSHTFTYDFVYGNGGYPCSEIYNHCVAPLVDALFKGYNATVLAYGQTGSGKTYTMGTNYSGDCTNGGVIPNVMEDIFRRVETTKDSSELLIRVSFIEIFKEEVFDLLDSNSSALLKNDSGVQAKHTALSRAPIQIRETASGGITLAGVTEAEVKTKEEMGSFLARGSLSRATGSTNMNSQSSRSHAIFTITLEQKKIAGGSCTTTEDGGEDILCAKLHLVDLAGSERAKRTGADGMRLKEGIHINKGLLALGNVISALGDEKKRKEGGHVPYRDSKLTRLLQDSLGGNSKTVMIACVSPADTNAEETLNTLKYANRARNIQNKAVINRDPATAQMQRMRSQIEQLQTELLFYRGDSGAFDELQILKHKISLLEASNRELHNELQERRVASEHFSKRAYDAQVEKDKLIMIIESVRNGKSLDEIESCQNEDVGLVNKYVSKIQELEGELLHIKNLKKTSNHQYSDDSYDVGPRSNNVLFPSSNESSDCEDKVMDVTDELEFQEKEIEHCSLQEKLDMELKELDKRLEEKEAEMKRFSSGGTSVLKQHYEKKVYDLEQEKRALQREIEGLRHNLASIPSGPGDGAQKLKEEYVQKLNTLETQVSVLKKKQDAQAQLMRQKQKSDDAAIKLQDEIHRIKSQKVQLQQKIKQESEQFRAWKASREKEVMQLKKEGRRNEYEMHKLMALNQKQKLVLQRKTEEASQVTKRLKELLDNRKASSRETLSGANGPGTQALMQAIEHEIEVTVRVHEVRSEYERQTEERARMAKEVARLREENELLKNAKISVHGDTMSPGARNSRIFALENMLATSSSTLVSMASQLSEAEERERVFGGRGRWNQVRTLGDAKSIMNYLFNLASTARCLARDKEADCREKDVLIRDLKEKIVKFSSYVRYMEIQKADLVHQVKAQTSAMKKLSADENLKNEHSMKKQETRNSTIVLEDMDTSDSEASDHEREDPDLDDEWKPEHESERESEQESVIKLNRKRNFKVGRRRSSVVMRRSYEENSETPSDDAVKSDVCCCTCSKSSSCKTMKCQCRATKGSCGPSCGCSSVKCSNRNADGKENNSISESEALENGENSQESDEKDKGQQQQVLASRGAMLLQNALADKPEEETNDDGGTRRRRKPLSDIGNTTGKSNVPRPSQRKKWKKTVLQLVPVGPPALPPTHTNTHLIPEANSVTVDSDTARMPENSDSGESNSIKLKLPRAMRAIRVGQVEVELQMKRRTTLVGSKEETSLEVPVVNFLRQIQLLKFEV from the exons ATGGAGAGCACAGAGTGCGTTAGGGTTGCCGTCAACATCCGTCCGTTAATTACACCGGAGCTTTTGAACGGATGCACAGATTGCATCACCGTGGCTCCCAAAGAGCCACAG GTACATATTGGTTCGCATACATTTACTTATGATTTCGTCTACGGAAATGGTGGCTATCCGTGTTCGGAGATTTACAATCACTGTGTTGCTCCACTTGTGGATGCATTGTTTAAAGGATACAATGCCACTGTTCTAGCTTATGGCcag ACTGGTTCAGGTAAAACCTATACCATGGGTACTAATTATAGTGGAGATTGCACAAATGGTGGCGTTATACCAAACGTTATGGAGGATATATTTAGAAGAGTGGAGACAACCAAAGATTCATCTGAACTATTGATACGAGTGTCTTTTATTGAG ATTTTTAAGGAAGAAGTTTTTGATTTGCTGGACTCAAATTCTTCGGCCCTCCTTAAAAATGACAGTGGCGTTCAAGCAAAGCACACTGCTCTCTCACGAGCTCCAATTCAAATCAGGGAAACTGCCAGTGGAGGAATAACATTGGCTGGAGTTACTGAGGCTGAAGTCAAGACGAAAGAGGAGATGGGCTCGTTTCTAGCACGAGGCTCTTTGTCTCGAGCTACAGGCAGCACAAACATGAATAGCCAGTCAAG TCGGTCCCATGCAATCTTCACAATCACTCtggaacaaaagaagattgcCGGTGGTTCTTGCACAACAACTGAAGATGGAGGTGAAGATATATTATGTGCAAAGCTTCATTTGGTTGACCTAGCGGGGTCAGAACGTGCAAAACGAACAGGAGCTGATGGGATGCGTTTAAAAGAAG GTATTCACATCAACAAAGGTCTATTAGCTCTTGGAAATGTTATAAGTGCACTTGgagatgagaaaaagagaaaggaaggAGGTCACGTTCCTTACCGTGACAGCAAGTTAACTCGTTTGCTACAG GATTCTCTTGGTGGCAATAGCAAAACTGTGATGATTG CTTGTGTAAGTCCCGCTGATACAAATGCTGAGGAAACTTTAAATACGCTCAAATACGCAAATCGTGCTCgcaatattcaaaacaaagcAGTG ATCAATCGAGACCCAGCAACCGCACAAATGCAAAGAATGCGGAGCCAAATTGAGCAACTGCAAACAGAACTCTTGTTCTATAGGGGTGATAGTGGTGCTTTTGATGAGCTCCAG ATTCTCAAGCATAAGATATCACTACTTGAGGCAAGCAATCGTGAGCTACACAATGAACTTCAAGAACGGAGAGTCGCGTCTGAGCATTTCTCAAAGCGTGCTTATGATGCTCAG GTTGAAAAGGACAAACTTATAATGATAATTGAATCTGTTCGTAATGGTAAATCCTTGGATGAGATTGAATCCTGCCAAAATGAG GATGTTGGTTTGGTGAACAAGTATGTCTCGAAAATTCAAGAGCTAGAAGGAGAACTGTTGCATAtcaaaaacttgaagaaaacCAGTAACCACCAATATTCGGATGATTCCTATGACGTTGGGCCTCGTTCGAACAATGTCTTGTTTCCCTCATCCAATGAGTCGTCAGATTGTGAAGACAAAGTGATGGATGTCACTG ATGAACttgaatttcaagaaaaagagattgaacATTGCTCACTTCAAGAAAAGTTGGATATGGAGCTAAAGGAATTGGATAAGAGACTTGAAGAAAAGGAG GCTGAAATGAAGCGCTTTTCAAGTGGTGGTACATCTGTTCTCAAACAACACTATgagaaaaaagtttatgaCCTAGAACAGGAAAAAAGAGCACTACAG AGAGAAATCGAAGGTTTGAGACATAATCTTGCTAGCATACCATCTGGACCAGGAGATGGTGCCCAGAAACTGAAGGAAGAATATGTTCAGAAACTGAACACGCTTGAAACACAG gtttctgttctgaagaagaaacaagatgCACAGGCTCAGCTTATGAGACAAAAGCAGAAAAGTGACGATGCCGCAATAAAATTGCAGGATGAAATACACAGAATTAAGTCTCAGAag GTGCAATTACAGCAAAAGATTAAGCAGGAGTCAGAGCAGTTTAGGGCTTGGAAGGCTTCAAGAGAGAAGGAAGTTATGCAG CTCAAAAAAGAGGGAAGGAGAAATGAGTATGAGATGCACAAACTCATGGCTCTGAATCAAAAACAGAAGCTG GTTTTGCAAAGAAAGACAGAAGAGGCATCTCAGGTGACAAAAAGACTCAAAGAGCTTTTAGATAATCGAAAGGCTTCTTCACGCGAGACATTGA GTGGTGCTAATGGCCCTGGAACTCAG GCATTGATGCAAGCAATTGAGCATGAGATTGAAGTCACTGTTCGGGTTCACGAAGTGCGTTCTGAATATGAGAGGCAAACGGAAGA GAGGGCAAGAATGGCTAAGGAAGTTGCAAGGctaagagaagaaaacgagCTTCTCAAGAATGCCAAGATAAG CGTTCATGGTGACACCATGTCTCCTGGTGCAAGAAACTCAAGGATTTTTGCTCTGGAGAATATGCTTGCGACCTCTTCCAGCACTCTTGTCTCCATGGCATCACAGTTATCTGAAGCAGAAGAACGTGAGCGTGTGTTTGGTGGAAGAGGGAGGTGGAACCAAGTTAGAACATTAGGTGACGCCAAGAGTATCATGAACTATCTATTCAACTTGGCGTCAACTGCGAG GTGTCTAGCCCGAGATAAAGAGGCAGACTGCAGAGAAAAAGATGTCCTAATAAGAGacctcaaagaaaaaatagtaaagtTTAGCAGTTATGTAAGATACATGGAGATCCAGAAAGCAGACCTCGTGCATCAAGTGAAAGCACAG ACCTCTGCAATGAAGAAATTGTCAGCAGATGAGAACCTAAAGAACGAGCATAGTATGAAAAAGCAGGAAACCCGAAACTCGACTATAGTTCTTGAGGACATGGATACCTCTGATTCTGAAGCGTCAGACCATGAACGGGAAGATCCAGATCTTGATGATGAATGGAAACCTGAACATGAATCAGAGCGTGAGTCCGAGCAGGAATCGGTTATAAAGCTAAATAGGAAACGAAACTTCAAAGTGGGAAGACGGCGCTCGAGTGTGGTCATGAGGCGTTCATATGAAGAGAATTCGGAAACTCCTTCAGATGATGCAGTGAAATCTGACGTGTGTTGTTGCACTTGCAGCAAGAGCTCCTCTTGCAAGACAATGAAGTGTCAGTGTCGAGCTACAAAGGGATCTTGTGGTCCGTCATGTGGATGTTCTTCCGTGAAATGCTCCAACAGAAACGCAGACGGAAAGGAGAACAATTCCATCTCGGAATCAGAGGCCTTGGAAAACGGGGAGAACTCGCAAGAATCTGATGAAAAGGACAAAggccaacaacaacaagttcTTGCTTCACGTGGAGCTATGCTGCTACAGAACGCTCTTGCTGACAAGCCAGAGGAGGAGACAAACGATGATGGAGGaacacgaagaagaagaaaacctctATCAGACATAGGAAACACAACG ggTAAATCGAATGTGCCAAGGCCAagccaaagaaagaaatggaagaagactGTGCTTCAGCTTGTTCCTGTAGGTCCACCAGCACTACCAcccacacacacaaacacacaccTGATTCCAGAAGCTAATTCAGTGACTGTGGACTCGGACACAGCGAGAATGCCAGAAAACAGTGACTCAGGAGAGTCTAATAGCATCAAACTGAAGCTACCGAGGGCAATGAG AGCAATTCGGGTAGGGCAAGTGGAAGTAGAACTTCAGATGAAAAGGAGAACCACACTCGTCGGGTCTAAAGAGGAGACGTCGCTTGAG GTTCCTGTTGTGAATTTTCTCAGACAGATACAGTTGTTAAAGTTTGAAGTTTGA
- a CDS encoding P-loop containing nucleoside triphosphate hydrolases superfamily protein, which translates to MESTECVRVAVNIRPLITPELLNGCTDCITVAPKEPQVHIGSHTFTYDFVYGNGGYPCSEIYNHCVAPLVDALFKGYNATVLAYGQTGSGKTYTMGTNYSGDCTNGGVIPNVMEDIFRRVETTKDSSELLIRVSFIEIFKEEVFDLLDSNSSALLKNDSGVQAKHTALSRAPIQIRETASGGITLAGVTEAEVKTKEEMGSFLARGSLSRATGSTNMNSQSSRSHAIFTITLEQKKIAGGSCTTTEDGGEDILCAKLHLVDLAGSERAKRTGADGMRLKEGIHINKGLLALGNVISALGDEKKRKEGGHVPYRDSKLTRLLQDSLGGNSKTVMIACVSPADTNAEETLNTLKYANRARNIQNKAVINRDPATAQMQRMRSQIEQLQTELLFYRGDSGAFDELQILKHKISLLEASNRELHNELQERRVASEHFSKRAYDAQVEKDKLIMIIESVRNGKSLDEIESCQNEDVGLVNKYVSKIQELEGELLHIKNLKKTSNHQYSDDSYDVGPRSNNVLFPSSNESSDCEDKVMDVTDELEFQEKEIEHCSLQEKLDMELKELDKRLEEKEAEMKRFSSGGTSVLKQHYEKKVYDLEQEKRALQREIEGLRHNLASIPSGPGDGAQKLKEEYVQKLNTLETQVSVLKKKQDAQAQLMRQKQKSDDAAIKLQDEIHRIKSQKVQLQQKIKQESEQFRAWKASREKEVMQLKKEGRRNEYEMHKLMALNQKQKLVLQRKTEEASQVTKRLKELLDNRKASSRETLSGANGPGTQALMQAIEHEIEVTVRVHEVRSEYERQTEERARMAKEVARLREENELLKNAKISVHGDTMSPGARNSRIFALENMLATSSSTLVSMASQLSEAEERERVFGGRGRWNQVRTLGDAKSIMNYLFNLASTARCLARDKEADCREKDVLIRDLKEKIVKFSSYVRYMEIQKADLVHQVKAQTSAMKKLSADENLKNEHSMKKQETRNSTIVLEDMDTSDSEASDHEREDPDLDDEWKPEHESERESEQESVIKLNRKRNFKVGRRRSSVVMRRSYEENSETPSDDAVKSDVCCCTCSKSSSCKTMKCQCRATKGSCGPSCGCSSVKCSNRNADGKENNSISESEALENGENSQESDEKDKGQQQQVLASRGAMLLQNALADKPEEETNDDGGTRRRRKPLSDIGNTTGKSNVPRPSQRKKWKKTVLQLVPVGPPALPPTHTNTHLIPEANSVTVDSDTARMPENSDSGESNSIKLKLPRAMRSASSNGSNLLRERNADQNGSESGGNSGFVQSNSGRASGSRTSDEKENHTRRV; encoded by the exons ATGGAGAGCACAGAGTGCGTTAGGGTTGCCGTCAACATCCGTCCGTTAATTACACCGGAGCTTTTGAACGGATGCACAGATTGCATCACCGTGGCTCCCAAAGAGCCACAG GTACATATTGGTTCGCATACATTTACTTATGATTTCGTCTACGGAAATGGTGGCTATCCGTGTTCGGAGATTTACAATCACTGTGTTGCTCCACTTGTGGATGCATTGTTTAAAGGATACAATGCCACTGTTCTAGCTTATGGCcag ACTGGTTCAGGTAAAACCTATACCATGGGTACTAATTATAGTGGAGATTGCACAAATGGTGGCGTTATACCAAACGTTATGGAGGATATATTTAGAAGAGTGGAGACAACCAAAGATTCATCTGAACTATTGATACGAGTGTCTTTTATTGAG ATTTTTAAGGAAGAAGTTTTTGATTTGCTGGACTCAAATTCTTCGGCCCTCCTTAAAAATGACAGTGGCGTTCAAGCAAAGCACACTGCTCTCTCACGAGCTCCAATTCAAATCAGGGAAACTGCCAGTGGAGGAATAACATTGGCTGGAGTTACTGAGGCTGAAGTCAAGACGAAAGAGGAGATGGGCTCGTTTCTAGCACGAGGCTCTTTGTCTCGAGCTACAGGCAGCACAAACATGAATAGCCAGTCAAG TCGGTCCCATGCAATCTTCACAATCACTCtggaacaaaagaagattgcCGGTGGTTCTTGCACAACAACTGAAGATGGAGGTGAAGATATATTATGTGCAAAGCTTCATTTGGTTGACCTAGCGGGGTCAGAACGTGCAAAACGAACAGGAGCTGATGGGATGCGTTTAAAAGAAG GTATTCACATCAACAAAGGTCTATTAGCTCTTGGAAATGTTATAAGTGCACTTGgagatgagaaaaagagaaaggaaggAGGTCACGTTCCTTACCGTGACAGCAAGTTAACTCGTTTGCTACAG GATTCTCTTGGTGGCAATAGCAAAACTGTGATGATTG CTTGTGTAAGTCCCGCTGATACAAATGCTGAGGAAACTTTAAATACGCTCAAATACGCAAATCGTGCTCgcaatattcaaaacaaagcAGTG ATCAATCGAGACCCAGCAACCGCACAAATGCAAAGAATGCGGAGCCAAATTGAGCAACTGCAAACAGAACTCTTGTTCTATAGGGGTGATAGTGGTGCTTTTGATGAGCTCCAG ATTCTCAAGCATAAGATATCACTACTTGAGGCAAGCAATCGTGAGCTACACAATGAACTTCAAGAACGGAGAGTCGCGTCTGAGCATTTCTCAAAGCGTGCTTATGATGCTCAG GTTGAAAAGGACAAACTTATAATGATAATTGAATCTGTTCGTAATGGTAAATCCTTGGATGAGATTGAATCCTGCCAAAATGAG GATGTTGGTTTGGTGAACAAGTATGTCTCGAAAATTCAAGAGCTAGAAGGAGAACTGTTGCATAtcaaaaacttgaagaaaacCAGTAACCACCAATATTCGGATGATTCCTATGACGTTGGGCCTCGTTCGAACAATGTCTTGTTTCCCTCATCCAATGAGTCGTCAGATTGTGAAGACAAAGTGATGGATGTCACTG ATGAACttgaatttcaagaaaaagagattgaacATTGCTCACTTCAAGAAAAGTTGGATATGGAGCTAAAGGAATTGGATAAGAGACTTGAAGAAAAGGAG GCTGAAATGAAGCGCTTTTCAAGTGGTGGTACATCTGTTCTCAAACAACACTATgagaaaaaagtttatgaCCTAGAACAGGAAAAAAGAGCACTACAG AGAGAAATCGAAGGTTTGAGACATAATCTTGCTAGCATACCATCTGGACCAGGAGATGGTGCCCAGAAACTGAAGGAAGAATATGTTCAGAAACTGAACACGCTTGAAACACAG gtttctgttctgaagaagaaacaagatgCACAGGCTCAGCTTATGAGACAAAAGCAGAAAAGTGACGATGCCGCAATAAAATTGCAGGATGAAATACACAGAATTAAGTCTCAGAag GTGCAATTACAGCAAAAGATTAAGCAGGAGTCAGAGCAGTTTAGGGCTTGGAAGGCTTCAAGAGAGAAGGAAGTTATGCAG CTCAAAAAAGAGGGAAGGAGAAATGAGTATGAGATGCACAAACTCATGGCTCTGAATCAAAAACAGAAGCTG GTTTTGCAAAGAAAGACAGAAGAGGCATCTCAGGTGACAAAAAGACTCAAAGAGCTTTTAGATAATCGAAAGGCTTCTTCACGCGAGACATTGA GTGGTGCTAATGGCCCTGGAACTCAG GCATTGATGCAAGCAATTGAGCATGAGATTGAAGTCACTGTTCGGGTTCACGAAGTGCGTTCTGAATATGAGAGGCAAACGGAAGA GAGGGCAAGAATGGCTAAGGAAGTTGCAAGGctaagagaagaaaacgagCTTCTCAAGAATGCCAAGATAAG CGTTCATGGTGACACCATGTCTCCTGGTGCAAGAAACTCAAGGATTTTTGCTCTGGAGAATATGCTTGCGACCTCTTCCAGCACTCTTGTCTCCATGGCATCACAGTTATCTGAAGCAGAAGAACGTGAGCGTGTGTTTGGTGGAAGAGGGAGGTGGAACCAAGTTAGAACATTAGGTGACGCCAAGAGTATCATGAACTATCTATTCAACTTGGCGTCAACTGCGAG GTGTCTAGCCCGAGATAAAGAGGCAGACTGCAGAGAAAAAGATGTCCTAATAAGAGacctcaaagaaaaaatagtaaagtTTAGCAGTTATGTAAGATACATGGAGATCCAGAAAGCAGACCTCGTGCATCAAGTGAAAGCACAG ACCTCTGCAATGAAGAAATTGTCAGCAGATGAGAACCTAAAGAACGAGCATAGTATGAAAAAGCAGGAAACCCGAAACTCGACTATAGTTCTTGAGGACATGGATACCTCTGATTCTGAAGCGTCAGACCATGAACGGGAAGATCCAGATCTTGATGATGAATGGAAACCTGAACATGAATCAGAGCGTGAGTCCGAGCAGGAATCGGTTATAAAGCTAAATAGGAAACGAAACTTCAAAGTGGGAAGACGGCGCTCGAGTGTGGTCATGAGGCGTTCATATGAAGAGAATTCGGAAACTCCTTCAGATGATGCAGTGAAATCTGACGTGTGTTGTTGCACTTGCAGCAAGAGCTCCTCTTGCAAGACAATGAAGTGTCAGTGTCGAGCTACAAAGGGATCTTGTGGTCCGTCATGTGGATGTTCTTCCGTGAAATGCTCCAACAGAAACGCAGACGGAAAGGAGAACAATTCCATCTCGGAATCAGAGGCCTTGGAAAACGGGGAGAACTCGCAAGAATCTGATGAAAAGGACAAAggccaacaacaacaagttcTTGCTTCACGTGGAGCTATGCTGCTACAGAACGCTCTTGCTGACAAGCCAGAGGAGGAGACAAACGATGATGGAGGaacacgaagaagaagaaaacctctATCAGACATAGGAAACACAACG ggTAAATCGAATGTGCCAAGGCCAagccaaagaaagaaatggaagaagactGTGCTTCAGCTTGTTCCTGTAGGTCCACCAGCACTACCAcccacacacacaaacacacaccTGATTCCAGAAGCTAATTCAGTGACTGTGGACTCGGACACAGCGAGAATGCCAGAAAACAGTGACTCAGGAGAGTCTAATAGCATCAAACTGAAGCTACCGAGGGCAATGAGGTCAGCGTCTTCAAATGGCAGCAACTTGCTGAGAGAAAGAAACGCTGATCAAAACGGAAGTGAGTCGGGAGGCAATAGTGGTTTTGTGCAGAGCAATTCGGGTAGGGCAAGTGGAAGTAGAACTTCAGATGAAAAGGAGAACCACACTCGTCGGGTCTAA